A single genomic interval of Cucumis sativus cultivar 9930 chromosome 5, Cucumber_9930_V3, whole genome shotgun sequence harbors:
- the LOC101214373 gene encoding SUPPRESSOR OF GAMMA RESPONSE 1: MARPSWLVDSNRIATKIKSASGTNNPRSVEWKSNPSKSCPNCQHTIDNSDVVQEWPGLPRGVKFDPSDQEIIWHLLAKVGIGGSRPHPFIDEFIPTVFEDDGICYTHPQKLPGVKQDGSVSHFFHRAIKAYNTGTRKRRKITDDDFGDVRWHKTGRTKPVVIDGVQKGCKKIMVLYMSFAKGGRAEKTNWVMHQYHLGTEEDERDGEYVISKIFHQQQNVKQGEIIEQEAPEIIDTIKVDPHTPKSATPEPPRVEIRCVNIDPEQDSVITSTSVLVEVPPEFEKSENDMIKPDGYSDEVIDDNDNHIEEEPKWWEGESQNILDSQQLVEALSLCDDLLQSQSPPRDGNFNHGASGSKSCFSEYAKLGPEDLKKDLEECQNLVLDPANIELDTPPEFRLSQLDFGSQESFLAWGGKTAE, from the exons ATGGCTAG ACCTTCATGGCTGGTAGACAGCAATAGAATTGCAACAAAAATTAAGAGTGCATCTGGAACAAACAATCCTCGAAGCGTGGAATGGAAAAGCAACCCAAGCAAAAGTTGTCCGAATTGCCAACATACAATCGATAACAGTGAT GTTGTTCAAGAGTGGCCAGGATTACCTAGAGGTGTAAAATTTGATCCTTCCGACCAAGAAATTATATGGCATCTACTAGCCAAAGTCGGTATTGGTGGTTCAAGGCCACATCCCTTCATTGATGAGTTTATACCAACTGTTTTTGAAGATGACGGCATATGTTATACCCATCCTCAAAAGTTACCAG GTGTTAAACAAGATGGCAGTGTATCCCACTTCTTTCACAGAGCAATCAAGGCATACAATACTGGGACTCGAAAGCGTAGGAAGATAACTGATGATGATTTTGGTGATGTTCGCTGGCATAAGACTGGAAGGACAAAACCAGTGGTCATTGATGGCGTTCAGAAAGGGTGCAAGAAGATTATGGTTCTATACATGAGCTTTGCCAAAGGGGGTAGAGCTGAGAAAACCAATTGGGTTATGCACCAATATCACTTAGGGACAGAGGAAGATGAGAGAGATGGTGAATATGtcatttccaaaatatttcatCAGCAACAAAATGTTAAGCAGGGTGAAATCATTGAACAGGAAGCTCCTGAAATCATTGATACCATAAAAGTCGATCCCCATACTCCAAAGTCTGCAACTCCTGAGCCTCCTCGTGTTGAAATTAGATGTGTGAATATTGATCCGGAACAAGATTCTGTAATTACTTCCACTAGTGTCCTTGTTGAG GTTCCACCAGAATTTGAGAAGTCAGAAAATGATATGATCAAGCCAGATGGTTACTCCGATGAAGTGATTGACGACAATGACAATCACATCGAAGAAGAACCAAAATGGTGGGAAGGCGAATCACAGAACATATTGGACTCCCAACAACTTGTGGAAGCATTGTCTCTGTGTGATGATCTTCTTCAGAGCCAGTCTCCCCCTAGAGACGGCAATTTTAACCACGGCGCATCGGGTAGCAAGTCTTGCTTTTCTGAATATGCAAAACTAGGACCAGAGGATCTAAAGAAGGATCTAGAAGAGTGTCAAAATCTCGTCCTTGATCCCGCAAACATTGAACTCGACACACCTCCAGAGTTCCGACTTAGTCAGCTT GACTTCGGTTCGCAAGAAAGCTTCTTGGCTTGGGGTGGCAAGACAGCAGAGTAA
- the LOC101204271 gene encoding uncharacterized protein LOC101204271: MNMKMMMMNNGGSKRRGSSRGLGGVVRQQRARLYIIRRCVVMLLCWHD; the protein is encoded by the coding sequence atgaatatgaagatgatgatgatgaacaaTGGTGGCAGCAAAAGAAGAGGCTCAAGCAGAGGGCTTGGTGGAGTTGTGAGGCAACAAAGAGCAAGGCTTTACATTATTAGGCGTTGTGTTGTTATGCTTCTTTGTTGGCATGATTGA